The sequence GATACTGCGCCATTGTCACCGATACTTCCAGTGTAATAGTCAGAATGCGCGTTGTATGACGGTAGCCCAGATCATCGAATTGACTGCTTTCCTGATTCAGGAATTTCAACAGGTTCATAGAGGCCAGGTTACAGGCCGTATCATCCAGAAACATGTACTCCGAACAAGGATTGGAAGCATTGATGCGTCCATCTGCGGGGCAGGTATGCCACTCATTGATGGTTGAATCATACTGTACGCCGGGATCTGCCGATTGCCATGCGGCGTAGGAAATATCTTCCCATAGTTCGCGAGCCTTGAGGGTCCGGTGCGGACGCGGCAGCCGGTTTTCTGCGAGACTGCGCTCCCGCTCAGTCCGCCAGTAAAGCGACCAATCGGCATCGCTTTCCACGGCGCGCATGAAGTCGTTTGTAATGCGTACGGAGTTATTCGAATTCTGTCCGGATACTGTGGAATAGGCGCGCGACTGCCAGTCCGTAGTAAGCTCTTCAAAAAGAATGGAAGTATATCCCTGACGCGCCAGATCGATGACGCGACGAATGTAGTTGTCCGGAATCTCGACCCGGCGCGCTTCCTTGATTGCTTTCTTAAGTTCGCTATTGTGCGCCGGATCAAATCTCTTTTCCGGATCTTCGCCCTGCTGGGCAGCGTGCATGACGGCATTCAAACAGCGATTGGCCAGGCGCGAACCGGCAACCATCGCTACGACCTTTTGCTCTTCCGCTGCCTTCCAATGGATGAACTCATGAATGTCTGGATGGTCCATATCCAGACTGACCATTTTTGCAGCACGACGCGTGGTTCCGCCGGATTTGATGGCGCCTGCCGCTCGATCTCCGATTTTCAGAAAACTCATCAATCCGGAACTCTTGCCGCCGCCCGATAGCGGTTCGCCTTCGCCGCGCAAATTGGAAAAGTTTGTGCCGGTTCCGCTGCCATACTTGAACAGACGGGCTTCGCGAACCCAGAGGTCCATGATCCCGCCTTCATTCACCAGATCGTCCTGAATCGACTGAATGAAACAGGCGTGTGGCTGAGGATGCTCGTATGCCGACATCGAACGTGTCAGAATTCCCGTCCGCGGATCTACGTAATAGTGACCCTGGCCGTTGCCATCGATTCCGTAGGCCCAGTGCAAGCCAGTATTGAACCACTGCGGCGAATTAGGGGCGGCAATTTGTGCGGCCAGGATATAGCAGAGCTCTTCGTAATAAGCGCGGACATCGGTCTCGCTATCGAAGTAGCCGTGCTTGAAGGCCCAGTACGCCCAGCAACCGGCAAGGCGATGAAAAACCTGGCGGGCGCTTGTCTCACCGCCATAGCGCTCTTCCGGCGGCAGCTGCTCCAGAGCTTCGCTATCTGGAACCCGGCGCCACAACCACTCCGGCACACCGTCCTCTGCAACCGGACGGGTTCGCGAAGGGACGCCAGCCTTGCGAAAATACTTCTGAGCAATGATATCAACGGCAACTTGCGACCAGGCCTCGGGAGCATCCACGGCCGGCGCCTCAAATACGACTTTCCCGTCCGGATTTACGATTCGCGAAACGCGCGTAGCCCAGGGCAAAAGCTCCCAGACGGCCGTATTTTCGTGGGCGGCGCCAATCACCCCGCGATCTTCCAGGCTTGATGTGTAATAGCGTTTGATGCGCATCGTTATCTCCCGGACCAATCAGGAAGCAGAGGTTTACTATACATAGAACGGGCTTTCCCGTCGAATTGTAAAGAGGATTCCAGCGAAAAATTCAATCTGCGCCCGCAGTCCCCGCATTGCGGCGGCGCCGATCTTATGTCGCTCTGCTATCTGCCAGCGGCCCTTCCTCCTCAGAAATCGTTCCTCGCGGCTGCTTAATTATGTCACATTGACTCGGCCAGAATCAGCGTCATTCTTCAGTCGGGTCAACAGAAATTGGCCGACCGTTGCGCTGAAACTGATCCGGGTCCGCTCACTGCACAGTTGTGGCTCGTCGCGGGGAGGGCACGCTTGTCGCTCCGACCTGGATGGTCAACCTTCTCAGCGATGGCAAAGCCAGTTCCGCTGGGAAAAAAAAGGGTACCTCCTGGCCGGCGTTCCCGCTTCAGCGCTGCTGGACGGGATTGCCGCCGCCATCCCGCTCCACACGTGCGTGAATAGCCGTGTATTCCGCGGAGCTGGGGCCAAAGGCCAGCAGGGCATATTTCAGTAGATGTTCGTTCTTTCTTCTTCTATATTCATCGCTCATGCGTAGATCCTGCATGCGGTGGGCAAGGGTCTCATTGCGGCGATAGCAGGCAGCGAGCAGTCGATGCGCTTCCGGGTCCTGGGCGTGTTCCGGACGAATCTTGAGATAGCGCTCCAGCACATCCTGACAGGCGCTGAAATTCTGAAGCCGAAATTGAAGTTTGACGTAGTTGCGGTAAACCAGACTCAGCAATTCCTTAAAGGGCGCCGAAGTGGCAACCTCCGGATTGCCCACGGCATCCAGCTCGTTAATCGCCTTAACGAGGTGCGCCACAGCCTGCATTCTGGCACGATTGCGAATCTGTGCTTCGCGCCGCCGAATCGCCTCCTCGTAGTCCAGCCTTTGCCAGCCGCCCTGGGGACGACTTGCCTCCAGACGAACGCGTTCCTGGCCGGCCTCTCGCTCGGCAAGATTCAGCAGATTCTGCGCGTCCCGCAATGATCCGCGCGCTCGCTCCACTCGGCGCATGGATGCACCCGCGCTAACTTCATCTATGACGCGCAATTCCGGGAATAGATTGGAAATGTCCTGATCGATCCAGCCCGAGTCGGCCTGGCTTCCATCCTCGCGGATCCCGGAGCTTTCTGGATGATGATCGAATGCCGTTTCTGCCAGACGATCCTCAGCGGCTCGCTGCTCTGTACTCCCGCTCGCTCCAGTACCGAAGAAAAAATTCGAATCGGACTCATCAAAGCGGTCGGAAACGGCCTGGGCGCGCGCCCCGGAAGGGCCGGCAAGGCCAAAGACCAGAGTGCAATAGACAAGCGCCAGGCGCCGACCGCTTTGCCATGCTTTGCTTGTTAAGGCGGGCTGAGAACATTTGCTGACCCCGGAAAGAAGTCGGCAAGGAGACGATGAGGCCATGGATATAGAGTCGGCAGACAGAGCGATGGCATTAACCGGAAGCCTGCCCGGGCCGCTGGCCTATTCAGGAGAGCATTTGCACTTTGGCGGATTGCCCGTAGCTGACCTTGCCGCTGCTTTTGGCACTCCGCTCTATGTTTACTCTGCTGCCTATCTCAAGGAACGTCTGGAATCCTACCGGCGCGGCCTGCGCGGCCGCAAACATCTATTGTGCTATTCGGTGAAAGCCAATAGCAACCTGGCAATCTTGCGACAGGTGGCCGGAGCGGGGGCCGGCGCAGATATTGTCAGCGGCGGCGAGTTGTATCGCTGCTTGCAGGCTGGTATGCCGCCCGAGCGTATCGTATTTGCCGGCGTTGGCAAAACGGAGCGCGAGATCGCCGAGGCGCTCAAGGCTGGCATCCTGCTATTCAGCGTTGAGTCGGTAGCCGAAATGGAGTCGATCCAGCGTTGCGCTGAGACCCTTGGTGCGCGCGCCCGGATCAGCATTCGGGTGAATCCCGACGTAGACGCCGCCACCCATCCCTACATCAGTACCGGTCTCAAAGAGAATAAATTCGGCATTTCACATCAAGCAGCGCGCGAGGTATACGCCCTGAGCCGGCAAATGCCGGCGTTACAGGCCAGCGGCATTGGCTTTCACATTGGTTCGCAAATGCTTGAATCGAGCGGGGTGCGCGATGCCTCTGCTGTTCTCTGCGCTCTGATCGAGCGGCTGAGATCAGATGGCTTTTCCTTCGAACACATCAGTATTGGCGGCGGCCTCGGCATTCGCTATGGGGCGGAGCAAGCGCCCGAACCTGCGGACTTTGCAGCCGAGGCAGCCGCCGCTCTGCCTTATCCGGATGCTACCCTCTGTCTGGAACCTGGCAGAAGCGTGGTTGGCAATGCTGGGATCCTGTTGACCAGGGTTCTTTACGCGAAGGAACAAGCCGACCGCCGATTTCTGATCGTTGACGCCGCCATGAACGATCTGATTCGTCCGGCGCTCTACCAGGCGGAACATGCCATTGTCAGCGAAAAATTGCAGGAGGCCGAGCAGGCGCAGCGCTGGGATATTGTCGGTCCAATTTGTGAGAGCGCTGATTTTCTAGGTCGCAACCGCTTGCTGAGCGCCGCGGCCGATGATCTACTCTGTATCTGCTCAGCCGGGGCTTATGGATTTACCATGGCCTCCAACTACAATTCCCGGCCTCGTCCGGCGGAGGCGCTGGTCGTCCCGGACAGCGAAGGGCGGCCCAGAGCCCTGGTGGTGCGCGATCGAGAGAATTACGAGGATCTGATCTATGGTGAAAATACAGGGGAAGATTGAGCTCCCGGACGCCGATATTGTACCCGGCGATTGACCATGACAGGCACGTTGCTCAAATCAGGCCGCCGCGGCCGGCGTCGCGGATCGGTCGTTCTCTTGCTTGTACTGCTGCTGACATTGCCTGGCGTCGCCCTTCTTGCTCAATCGCCAGACCTGACCAACATGGGCGTGTTGCTGGAACAGAACCGCGGCGACATTCGCTTTTTTGACATCGCTCTTTCCAACATGAGCGACAAGAATCCCGACGGTTCGCCCAACTCCCTGCGCGCCGAGCTAATCGAACAGTACCGCGCCGCGCTGACGCACGACTTTTACGCCAACCTGTGGTACCTGCAGGGACAGTACGGGCGAACACACCGCGAACTAAAGGAATCTCAGAACCAGCTGCAACAGGCGTACCGCAAAATCCTGGAGCGTTACCTGGAAACAACCTGGGCGCTGCTTGAGGAAAGCGCCCCGCTCATCGTCCGCTCTCGCGACCAAAGCGCTCGCGCTTTGCTGCGTCTTGGTTTTCGCGATCTGGAAACGACCCGACTGTTTCACGTGCGCGGGTCCAACATCCATCCCCGCTTGCACACCAATCAGATCCAGTACTATCGCGAGGGGCTCAAGCGAATTCGCCGCGCCCGTCGCTTTGCGCTGCTGGCGTTGGTTGAGGCCAAGTTGCCGCGCGAAGAACGACCGCAGTACCAGCTGGTTACCTACGATGACGTGCGCAATCCTGAGCCTGGCGAGCAAGACAATGACTTCCAGCGGGTGCTCAAGCTGTTGATCAATATGACCGGCCGCCGATTGATTCCGGATGCCATTACCACTCGCAACCTTGCGCAGCCGGCCGAACTCAAGCTTCTTGAAATCCATCAGGACAATTACAATCGCCTGATCAGCGATCGCCGTTCAATCTGGATGGAGGAGAGCGCCAAGCTCAATACAGACTCTTTCTACGAAGCTTATTCCTTGCCGCGACGTAACAGTCAAAACAAGGATGAAGTGCCGCGCGCAGAATCGGATCCGCGGCAACCGTCCGGCGCCGGCCAGAATCCAGGGCCTGGCGCTGCGCCGCAACCGGCTGGCGCTGCACCGGCCGGAAACGCCGGCTGAGCGTCGCTCCTATTTTTTCTCCGGCGGGCGTCCCAGCAGCATGTTCAACCCTTGCTCTACGATGCTGGTGCTGTTCTGGGCGGCTTTACGCGCCGCTTGTTCAATGATCTCGCCGCTGAGCGCCGAACCCATCGCTTCCTTAAATCCCTCGCGCACCTCGTCCCGAAAATCGGGCTTCAATTCGCGCCCGGCTTCGATAACTCCCTCGCGCAATCGCGCCTTCATCAATTCCGCAAGTTCGTCAATCTCCTGGTAGAGCCTGGCCTTCAGGCTGGCGCGGAAGAGCAGGTAGCTTCCAAGCAGCGTAAAGCAACTTGCCAGAATGGCCGAGCCGACGCCGGACAGGATAATTGTCAGTGTCATATTATCCATTTCCTATTTCTCCCTCAGTCGCGCCGGGCGCCGAAGCGATAGTTTGCAATCCGGACAGGAAGTCCGTCAACGCGTTTTGGGAGTCCGGCGGCTGGGCCTCGCGTACCAGCCATTCTGGCTCGTCTTCCGGCAGCTCATCAAGGAAACGACAGGGGTTCTGAATTTGCGCTTCGCCGAAGCGACGTCGCGAGGCCGCGTAGCTGAGATAGAGTCGTTGCCGCGCGCGAGTCATGCCAACGTAGAACAGACGACGCTCCTCGGAAAGCGCCTCCTCCGGATCGCTGGACTCTTCGAGACTGCGCTGCGCGGGAATCACGCCCTCCTCCAGTCCAGTGAGGAATACTACCGGAAATTCAAGGCCCTTGGAAAGGTGCAGGGTCAATAGCTGAACGCGACCACGCGGGCTCTCCTCGTCTTGATCTGCGGCCAGCAGGCTGATGCGCGCCAAAAAATCGAAAATGCGCGGCGGCGTCGATTCCTCCCAGTTGTCCTCCAGAAACGAGAGCATATTGACCAGTTCGGAAAGATTCAACAAACGCGCCCGAACGGCGGAATCATTGTCGCCCTCGCGGCGGAACTCTGCCTCAAAATTCAGATCGCGAATCATATCGGCCAGCGCGGGCGCCAGGCGGCGGGCCTCGGCAAAACGACGGCGCTGTCGGCCCAGCAGCTCTTGAAATTCATACAGGGCGGCTACGACGTCCGCGCGTAGTCCGGGCACTAGAGCGGGTTCGGCCACGATGCGTTCCAGGGCTTGTTGAATATCGACCTTCTGCTGTTGCGCTGCCATCCACGCTCCGATCTTGCCGATTGCCGCCTCGCCAATGCCCCGCCGCGGACGATTGATGATGCGCAGCACGGCCGTTTCATCGCGAGGGTTGGCGATAGCTCTCAGGTAGGCAATGATGTCTTTTACCTCTCGTCGATCAAAGAACCGGTAGCCGCCTACTACATGATGTGGGATGCTACGCGTACGCAGCTCTTGCTCGAATGCTCGCGATTGAAAGTTAGTTCGAAATAGTATTGCAAAGTCCCCGGGCTGACGACCGCCGCGCAGCGTTTGATGGCGGATTTCTTCCGCCACCAGCGCCGCTTCGCGCTGTTCATCTTGCGCCTGCAGTCCATGCAAGCGTTCGCCTTCGCCAAGCGCGGCGCGCAAGACCTTGCCGGTGCGTACCGCATTGTTCTGGATTACGGCATTTGCCGCGCGTAAAATGCGCGCCGTAGAGCGATAGTTCGTCTCCAGCTTGATAATGCGCGCGCCGCTGAAGTGTCGATGGAAATTGAGCATCAAATCGACGCGAGCGCCGCGCCAGCCATAGATGGATTGGTCATCATCGCCAACCACGCAAAGATTCTTTTCAGCGCCGATCAGCTGTTTGAGCAGCTCAAACTGGACGGCATTGGTATCCTGAAACTCGTCGATCAAAAAATGCTTCCAGCGTCGACGGTACTTGTCGCGCATAGATTTACTGCCGCTCAGTAGTTTGAGCGGCAGTAAAATCAAATCGTCAAAATCTACTGCATTCAAATCGCGAAGCGATTCGGCATAGCGGCCGCAGATTTCTTCGAACAACGCTCCGCTCTGTGCAAAGCCCTGCCGCTCGGCAAAATCGCCAGCGGATAGTCCGCTGTTCTTAAACAGGGAGATCTTCCAGAGAATGCCATCGTTACGGATGTCCTCCACATCAAGCTTCAGAGATCTATAGATCTCCGCCATCACATTGCGCAAGTCATCCGGTCCAAGGATTGAGAAGGGCGCGCGATAGCCAGACAGCTGATCAATCTCCAGTTGTAAGATACGATTGCCCAGCGAGTGAAAAGTAGACATCACAATTCCACGACTCTTTTGTCGCGGCAGCAATTGTTGCAGGCGCTGCTTCATTTCGCGCGCGCTCTTGTTTGTGAATGTTACCGCGACGATAGACGCTGGCGCCATGCCAGATTCAATCATCCGCACAATGCGACGGGTGATCACCGTCGTCTTGCCGGAGCCGGCGCCAGCGAGTATCAGAACCGGACCGTGGAGGGCGGAGGCGGCGGCCTCCTGCTCGGGATTGAGGGCTGCTCGAGACACGGCAAGCGACATAAGCAGCCTGCGGGCCTGAGCCGGCAAGCGATTCCGCCAGTACAGCGGCCGATTGAATTGGCGGCCGCGCTTGACCGGCAGCCGCCACGCACGGCAGCGTCTGATGTGGCAAAACGCTGGATGATCTATGGCGCCACCGGCTTCAGCGGCGTGCTGATCGCCGAGCGCGCCGTCGAACTCGGATTGGCGCCGATCCTGGCCGGCCGTGACGAGTCGAAACTTGCGCCGCTGGCGGAACGTCTTGGCCTGCAGTACTGCGCCTTCTCCCTTGATGACTCGCAGCGTATGGTTCGCGAAATCGAGGCGACCGCTCTGGTACTGCACTGCGCCGGTCCATTCGTACGAACCGCTCGGCCGATGCTTGAAGCCTGCATTGACGCCGGCGCAAGCTACATCGATATTACCGGCGAGATTCCAGTCTTTGAAATGGCCGACAGCCTGCATGAACGCGCCCGCGATCGTGGCGTCATGTTAATGCCTGGCGCCGGCTTCGATGTCTGCCCGACTGATTGCGCAGCGCTACGCGCCAGGCGATTGCTACCGGATGCCGCCGAGATTTCACTGGCCTTTGTCGGGCAGGGCAGTCTCAGCGCCGGCACGGCGCGCAGTGCGCTCCTGCAGCTGCCGGAGGGCGGAAGAATCCGGCGCGGCGGTCGTCTGATTCAGACCCCGCTGATGGCCCTGTCACGCACCATTGCCTTTGGCGCCGCTTTAGAGGTGCGCTGCTATTCGATTCCGTGGGGCGATCTTTTTACCGCGTCACGCAGCACCGGCGCCCAGGATATCACCGTCTACACTCATGCACCGTTCTTATCCGTAACAGCGGCTCGCGCGATTTCGCCATTTCGTAAACTGCTATCCGGCCCATGGCTGAGCGCTTCCCTGGAGTCCTTGCTGGCAGCAGCCTTGCCGGGCCCGGACGCCAGGACCCGCGAGACCGGTCAGACGCTGGTCTGGGCCGAGGCGCGCAACATTGAGGGCCGCAGCGCCGAGGTGCGGCTGGTAACGCGGGAAGCCTATTCCTTCACAGCCAGCTCTGCAATTGAAGCGGTGCGGCGCACCTTAGGCGGCCAGTTTCAGCCGGGCTATAAGACTCCAGCAAGCGTCTGGGGCGATGAGTTTGTACTCTCGATCAACGGTTCGCGCTACTTTACAATGGGTGAAAAAGATGATCCTACGTTGCAGAGCGGCGTCCAATAGAACTGTGCTTTCCCTTCGCCTGGGGCCGGTGTACTAAATCATGAAAATTCGCTGCGCCCTGGGCCTATTGATCCTGCTCTCAGCGGCGGCCCAGTCAGCCCAGTCTGGCCCGCAGGTTGGAACGCCAGCAGAGCAGTCCCCCTCATCGCCCGCGGCGGACAGCAGCACCCCAGGCGAAAGCAATCTACCGCCACCGGGCTTTGCCGAACAGGGTCAATTTGGCGACTACCTGGTAACGGAAAGCTCGCACCAACTCGACCAGATCGCCTGTGAGGAAAGCAGTTGTACGAAGCTCTATTTTAGCCAGGCGCGAATCGTCTCGGAGCTGGAACCGTTATTCCGGCAGCGCGCCGGTAGGATCCTGATCGATTTCGATGTCAGCCGACCGCGCTTGAATGATCCAGACCTGGAGACGCTGCGACCATTTTTGCGCGAAATTGCCGCGCGCGGCGGCAGGGTCATCGTCGAGCCAATTTCTATTGGCGTACGTGATGAATCCGGCGTTACTTTGCCAGTTGCGGCGGACCTCTTTGGAGTGGGCTACAACCTCGTTCAACGCATTTACAACTACTTCCACTACGACGCGATGGATGACTACCACGCCAAGGCCTTGACCAGCCCCACAGACGGTCGACTGCTGATGCTCTACTTTGTTCACCGTTCCCTGGGCGACCCCTGTACATCGCTCTACTCGCGCTGCGATGTAATAGAGTACTTTGACCAGCAAATCTTTGATGATACGCTATCGCGAGCTCTCGAAGACGCCCGTCAGAGCGGAAAGAGTGTGCGCGTTTCCTTCGAGCATACCCCGGCCCTGCTGCCTGAGGCGACTCTCGACGGCGAAACACTGGTCCGCATCGGCGCTTCAGCCAGGCTCTACAAATGGCTGGTAGCCAGCGGAGAAAATGAAACGCGCGAGCTGCCGCCGCCTGGATCGCGCTTCCTGCCGCTGGCGGCCGCCGTCGGCGCCATCAAGTATTCGCTGCAGGCCTATGATCTGGTACAGGCGCTGCGAATGTACTGGCCGGCCCGGAGTATGCGCGCCGAGGTTTACTACCAGCAGCAGGATGGCGAACGGCGACTGCAAAGCGTTGTGTTTTCACCGGCGGCGACGGAGCAATAGAGTGATTGCCATTTGAGTTCGCGGCGCACGGCAGCGTTGCGGTTTAGAGCCCTTCGACGATCATTCCGGCAGCTTCCGTATTGTTGCTGCGTTCATCAATGAGAATGAAGGAACCGGTGCGACGGTTTTCGGCGTAGGCGTCGAAACACAATGGCTCGGAACAGCGGATTGTCACCGCGCCAAGATCATTCAGTCGCAATTCCTCAGAGCCTGGACCATCGCGAAGCGCGTGCAGATCGACGGTGGAATCTATGGAGCGAACAACCGCTCGCACCCGGCGCGTAGTATGCTGCAGGAGAAAACGCGATCCAGGGACAAGGCGCTGTTCGCTCATCCAGCAGATGCGCGCCTGAAATTCCTGAGACACGACTGGCGGGCGAGCAGCTTCGGCTATCATCGCCCCGCGCCCGGCGTCAATGTCGTCTGCCAGGCGCAATGCAATTGACTGAGGTGCGCGCGCTTCCGCCAGCTCGCTGCCAGAAAAATCAACCGACTCTACGGTGCTGGCAATTCCAGCCGGTAATACCACAACCGCATCGCCGGGGCGAAAGGCCCCGCCGGCAATGCGCCCGGCAAAGGCCCGATAGTCGCGGTATTCGGCGCTCTGTGGCCGAAGCACATACTGCACTGGCAGGCGCGCCGCTTTCAGGCTCTCTTCATCTTGCAGTTCGACAGTCTCCAGGTGTTCCAGCAGCGCCGGTCCCTGATACCAGGGCATTCGCGAGGAACGCGAGGCGATGTTTTCGCCGTCCACTGCAACAATGGGTATGGCCAGTACATCGGGAAGCCCCAGCGCTTCGCTGACTGCAGCAAATTGCTGCCGAATGGTCTGGAATTCGGACTCGCTGTAATCGACCAGATCCATCTTGTTCACACAAAGGACGAGGTGTCGGATGCCGAGCAACGCTGCGATGTAGGCGTGGCGCCGCGTTTGTTCGACGATTCCGCTGCGTGCATCGAGCAACAGCAGGGCGAGATGCGCAGTGGAGGCGCCGGTTACCATATTGCGCGTGTACTGTACATGACCTGGCGTATCGGCAATGATGAACTTGCGGCGCGGCGTTGAAAAATACTTATAAGCAACATCAATTGTGATGCCCTGTTCGCGCTCTGCGCGCAGCCCGTCGGTGAGCAGGGCAAGATTGACGCGCTCTTCGCCGGAGTGTTCTCGACTGCGCTCCAGCGCCTCAAGTTGGTCGGCCTGAATTGCCTGGGTGTCGTAGAGCAGGCGCCCGATCAGCGTGCTTTTTCCGTCGTCAACGCTGCCGCAGGTTAAGAATCGGAGCAATTCCATAGTCAAAAATACCCGCTGCGTTTGCGATCTTCCATCGCTGTTTCTGATCGGCGGTCATCGAGCCGGGCGCCGCGTTCGGTGATGCCCGAAGACAGGTTTTCGCGAATGATATCGTCCAGATCTTGAGCGTTGGACTCCACCGCCGCCGTGCAGGTCATGTCGCCGACCGTACGAAAGCGAACGCTTCGCTCCTCAACCTCATCGCCTGGATCAATCCGCACAAATTCGCTGATCGGAAAGAGCTGGCCGTCGCGTCGAATTACCTGTCGCTTATGCGTGAAGTAGAGCGACGGTACGGCAATCCCCTCGCGCTGGATGTACATCCAGACATCGAGCTCCGTCCAGTTGGATAGCGGAAATACGCGCACATTCTCGCCGGGATGCACCCGTCCGTTGTAGTTACTCCACAACTCAGGGCGTTGCAATTTTGGATCCCATTCGCCAAACTCGTTGCGTACCGAAAAAACGCGCTCCTTGGCGCGCGCCTTTTCCTCGTCGCGGCGACCGCCGCCCAGGCAGCAGTCCAGTCGCAGCTCTTCGATGGCCTCCAGCAGCGTAACGGCCTGGATGGCATTGCGACTGGGAAACTTGCCGGCTTCTTCTCGCGCTGTACCGCGATCGATCGAGGCCTGCACCAGCCGAACCAGCAGACGGGCGCCCGACTCTCTGACCAGCGCGTCGCGAAATTCAAGGGCCTCGGGGAAGTTGTGGCCGGTATCGATGTGCAGCAGCGGGAAGGGAAAGGCCGCCGGAAAGAAGGCCTTCCGGGCAAGGTGGACCATGCAAATGGAGTCCTTACCACCCGAAAAAAGCAAGGCCGGTCGCTCAAACTGGGCCGCCGCCTCGCGCAAGATATGAATGGATTCAGCCTCAAGTAAATCCAGAGAACTCAGGCTACGGCCCATTGCAAGGTCCCCGATCAGTTCAGCCACGGTCCGACCAGCGTTTGCATGCGG comes from Leptospirales bacterium and encodes:
- the lysA gene encoding diaminopimelate decarboxylase yields the protein MALTGSLPGPLAYSGEHLHFGGLPVADLAAAFGTPLYVYSAAYLKERLESYRRGLRGRKHLLCYSVKANSNLAILRQVAGAGAGADIVSGGELYRCLQAGMPPERIVFAGVGKTEREIAEALKAGILLFSVESVAEMESIQRCAETLGARARISIRVNPDVDAATHPYISTGLKENKFGISHQAAREVYALSRQMPALQASGIGFHIGSQMLESSGVRDASAVLCALIERLRSDGFSFEHISIGGGLGIRYGAEQAPEPADFAAEAAAALPYPDATLCLEPGRSVVGNAGILLTRVLYAKEQADRRFLIVDAAMNDLIRPALYQAEHAIVSEKLQEAEQAQRWDIVGPICESADFLGRNRLLSAAADDLLCICSAGAYGFTMASNYNSRPRPAEALVVPDSEGRPRALVVRDRENYEDLIYGENTGED
- a CDS encoding UvrD-helicase domain-containing protein, with the protein product MSRAALNPEQEAAASALHGPVLILAGAGSGKTTVITRRIVRMIESGMAPASIVAVTFTNKSAREMKQRLQQLLPRQKSRGIVMSTFHSLGNRILQLEIDQLSGYRAPFSILGPDDLRNVMAEIYRSLKLDVEDIRNDGILWKISLFKNSGLSAGDFAERQGFAQSGALFEEICGRYAESLRDLNAVDFDDLILLPLKLLSGSKSMRDKYRRRWKHFLIDEFQDTNAVQFELLKQLIGAEKNLCVVGDDDQSIYGWRGARVDLMLNFHRHFSGARIIKLETNYRSTARILRAANAVIQNNAVRTGKVLRAALGEGERLHGLQAQDEQREAALVAEEIRHQTLRGGRQPGDFAILFRTNFQSRAFEQELRTRSIPHHVVGGYRFFDRREVKDIIAYLRAIANPRDETAVLRIINRPRRGIGEAAIGKIGAWMAAQQQKVDIQQALERIVAEPALVPGLRADVVAALYEFQELLGRQRRRFAEARRLAPALADMIRDLNFEAEFRREGDNDSAVRARLLNLSELVNMLSFLEDNWEESTPPRIFDFLARISLLAADQDEESPRGRVQLLTLHLSKGLEFPVVFLTGLEEGVIPAQRSLEESSDPEEALSEERRLFYVGMTRARQRLYLSYAASRRRFGEAQIQNPCRFLDELPEDEPEWLVREAQPPDSQNALTDFLSGLQTIASAPGATEGEIGNG
- a CDS encoding saccharopine dehydrogenase NADP-binding domain-containing protein, which translates into the protein MAKRWMIYGATGFSGVLIAERAVELGLAPILAGRDESKLAPLAERLGLQYCAFSLDDSQRMVREIEATALVLHCAGPFVRTARPMLEACIDAGASYIDITGEIPVFEMADSLHERARDRGVMLMPGAGFDVCPTDCAALRARRLLPDAAEISLAFVGQGSLSAGTARSALLQLPEGGRIRRGGRLIQTPLMALSRTIAFGAALEVRCYSIPWGDLFTASRSTGAQDITVYTHAPFLSVTAARAISPFRKLLSGPWLSASLESLLAAALPGPDARTRETGQTLVWAEARNIEGRSAEVRLVTREAYSFTASSAIEAVRRTLGGQFQPGYKTPASVWGDEFVLSINGSRYFTMGEKDDPTLQSGVQ
- a CDS encoding sulfate adenylyltransferase, producing MELLRFLTCGSVDDGKSTLIGRLLYDTQAIQADQLEALERSREHSGEERVNLALLTDGLRAEREQGITIDVAYKYFSTPRRKFIIADTPGHVQYTRNMVTGASTAHLALLLLDARSGIVEQTRRHAYIAALLGIRHLVLCVNKMDLVDYSESEFQTIRQQFAAVSEALGLPDVLAIPIVAVDGENIASRSSRMPWYQGPALLEHLETVELQDEESLKAARLPVQYVLRPQSAEYRDYRAFAGRIAGGAFRPGDAVVVLPAGIASTVESVDFSGSELAEARAPQSIALRLADDIDAGRGAMIAEAARPPVVSQEFQARICWMSEQRLVPGSRFLLQHTTRRVRAVVRSIDSTVDLHALRDGPGSEELRLNDLGAVTIRCSEPLCFDAYAENRRTGSFILIDERSNNTEAAGMIVEGL
- the cysD gene encoding sulfate adenylyltransferase subunit CysD; the encoded protein is MGRSLSSLDLLEAESIHILREAAAQFERPALLFSGGKDSICMVHLARKAFFPAAFPFPLLHIDTGHNFPEALEFRDALVRESGARLLVRLVQASIDRGTAREEAGKFPSRNAIQAVTLLEAIEELRLDCCLGGGRRDEEKARAKERVFSVRNEFGEWDPKLQRPELWSNYNGRVHPGENVRVFPLSNWTELDVWMYIQREGIAVPSLYFTHKRQVIRRDGQLFPISEFVRIDPGDEVEERSVRFRTVGDMTCTAAVESNAQDLDDIIRENLSSGITERGARLDDRRSETAMEDRKRSGYF